A single Aspergillus puulaauensis MK2 DNA, chromosome 7, nearly complete sequence DNA region contains:
- a CDS encoding TMEM199/VMA12 family protein (COG:S;~EggNog:ENOG410Q2FQ;~InterPro:IPR021013;~PFAM:PF11712;~TransMembrane:2 (i162-181o219-240i);~go_process: GO:0070072 - vacuolar proton-transporting V-type ATPase complex assembly [Evidence IEA]): MVRLVTTTPILSALEAIPPSSREDLDLPESLSLGNPVSHDQIIQISRYFRETRSSQNGNNRSLDSLLRGTKLYIPPPPPKPKPSPEYLAQKARLLAAAESDAYARMLSQPSTASNPLNTLSSSSSPSPAIFNSTTSKLAALHDSHSATQEDPNYTDPLTPSLVLNIFLSVLITGFSVYWALTFQMPDILVSKISSTWRSSRQVSHSGGGGGGASDAVRVLVSIFAALGVGIAEVFIYAIYLGKIEQARGKEGRLRERKEVIGQEEVGGRDSREERDQALPLPVGTESGDDEKDKDVIWGRGPNGGLRRRVREKWEEETTKEKEQEQEQDQNQDHEKAG, encoded by the exons ATGGTGCGCCTCGTCACCACCACACCTATCCTCTCCGCCCTCGAGGCCATCCCTCCATCGTCACGAGAAGACCTCGACCTCCCCGAATCCCTATCACTAGGGAACCCGGTATCTCACGACCAGATAATCCAAATATCTCGCTATTTCCGAGAAACTCGCAGCTCCCAAAATGGCAACAACCGGAGCCTCGATTCCCTCCTCCGCGGGACAAAGCTATACatccctccaccacctccaaaaccaaaaccc AGCCCCGAATACCTAGCCCAAAAAGCCCGCCTCcttgccgccgccgaatcAGACGCCTATGCACGCATGCTCTCCCAACCATCCACAGCTTCAAATCCATTAAACacattatcatcatcgtcatcaccatcacccgCAATCTTTaactcaacaacatccaagcTCGCCGCCTTACACGACTCCCACTCCGCCACCCAGGAGGACCCCAACTACACAGACCCGCTCACGCCCTCGCTCGTCCTAaacatcttcctctccgtGCTTATAACCGGCTTCAGCGTCTACTGGGCATTAACATTCCAAATGCCAGATATACTTGTGTCGAAGATATCGTCGACGTGGAGGTCTTCGAGACAGGTTTCCCATAGTGGTGGCGGGGGAGGTGGTGCATCGGATGCAGTCCGTGTGCTGGTTTCGATATTTGCCGCGCTGGGGGTGGGCATTGCGGAGGTGTTTATTTATGCGATTTATCTGGGGAAGATCGAGCAGGCGAGGGGGAAGGAGGGACGGCTTCGAGAACGGAAGGAGGTTATCGGGCAGGAGGAAGTTGGGGGGCGGGATTCtcgagaagagcgagatcaggctctccctcttcctgtTGGGACGGAGAGTGGTGACGATGAGAAGGATAAGGATGTTATATGGGGACGAGGGCCGAATGGGGGGTTGCGAAGGAGAGTACGCGAGAAgtgggaagaggagacgacgaaagagaaggagcaggagcaggagcaggatcAAAACCAGGACCATGAGAAGGCCGGGTGA
- a CDS encoding allantoinase alX (COG:F;~EggNog:ENOG410PI1G;~InterPro:IPR011059,IPR006680,IPR002195,IPR032466;~MEROPS:MER0005767;~PFAM:PF01979;~go_function: GO:0016787 - hydrolase activity [Evidence IEA];~go_function: GO:0016810 - hydrolase activity, acting on carbon-nitrogen (but not peptide) bonds [Evidence IEA];~go_function: GO:0016812 - hydrolase activity, acting on carbon-nitrogen (but not peptide) bonds, in cyclic amides [Evidence IEA]), whose protein sequence is MDADIPSIAVFTSSRAVVGGRLTSATLVVSRTTGKITAVFDSVIPASDFPDGTPYTDFSPYVLLPGLVDAHVHLNEPGRTEWEGFYTGTQAAAFGGVTTVVDMPLNAIPPTTTVDNLKVKLQAAEGKCWVDVGFYGGIIPGNAGELKALVREGVCGFKGFLIDSGVDEFPAVSSEDVRKAMLELADEPTTLMFHAEMVPPKNPSESPDVMPEGAPESYSTFLASRPSDYETCAVEEILSLSHLAPNLPLHIVHLSAMEAIPLLRKARAEGIPITAETCYHYLSLAAEEIRDGDTRHKCCPPIRSQNNQDALWAELERHAEPDGVIKTIVSDHSPCTPILKLLPSHIPGHSTETPTATTNPATNAVINEGSFLSAWGGISSVGLGLPILWSELSRRKGLSSSDTTATKQALQDIVRLCCANTAAQVGLHKSKGDLVPGFDADFCVFDDTAEWVVEPSTMLFRNKCSPYQGRTMRGMVRETWLRGEKIFNRADGFCVKAPSGSLLLEKRV, encoded by the exons ATGGATGCCGACATCCCGTCCATTGCCGTCTTCACCTCGTCGCgcgccgtcgtcggcggccGTCTGACCTCTGCCACCCTCGTTGTCTCGCGCACCACCGGCAAGATCACCGCCGTCTTCGATTCCGTCATCCCCGCCTCCGACTTCCCTGACGGCACCCCCTATACTGACTTCTCTCCGTATGTGCTGCTCCCCGGTCTGGTTGATGCTCACGTCCACCTCAACGAGCCTGGACGCACCGAATGGGAAGGCTTCTATACAGGCACCCAGGCCGCTGCCTTTGGCGGTGTCACCACCGTCGTTGACATGCCGCTCAATGCCATCCCTCCAACCACCACAGTCGACAACCTCAAGGTCAAGCTTCAGGCTGCCGAGGGCAAGTGCTGGGTCGATGTTGGCTTCTATGGCGGCATCATCCCCGGCAACGCTGGCGAGCTCAAGGCGCTAGTCCGCGAGGGCGTCTGCGGCTTTAAAGGATTCCTTATCGACAGTGGG GTTGATGAATTCCCCGCTGTCTCGTCAGAAGACGTCCGAAAGGCCATGCTTGAACTGGCCGATGAGCCCACCACGCTCATGTTCCACGCCGAGATGGTCCCACCCAAGAACCCATCTGAATCCCCGGACGTCATGCCCGAGGGTGCCCCGGAGTCATACTCCACCTTCCTGGCCTCTCGCCCTTCAGACTATGAGACCTGTGCCGTAGAGGAGATCCTCTCCCTATCCCACCTGGCCCCCAACCTCCCTCTGCACATCGTCCACCTCTCCGCCATGGAGGCCATACCTCTCCTGCGCAAGGCCCGCGCCGAGGGCATCCCCATCACCGCCGAGACCTGCTACCACTACCTCTCCCTGGCCGCCGAGGAGATCCGCGACGGCGACACCCGCCACAAGTGCTGCCCGCCCATCCGGTCCCAGAACAACCAGGACGCCCTGTGGGCCGAACTCGAGCGCCACGCCGAACCCGACGGCGTCATCAAAACAATCGTCTCAGACCACTCCCCCTGCACGCCcatcctcaagctcctccccTCGCACATCCCAGGCCACAGCACCGAAACCCCAACCGCCACAACCAACCCGGCCACCAACGCCGTCATCAACGAgggctccttcctctccgcctGGGGTGGCATCTCCTCcgtcggcctcggcctcccAATCCTTTGGTCCGAGCTGTCCCGCCGCAAGGGCCTCTCCTCATCAGACACCACAGCAACCAAGCAAGCCCTCCAGGACATCGTGCGCCTCTGCTGCGCCAACACCGCCGCCCAGGTCGGCCTGCACAAGTCCAAGGGCGACCTAGTCCCAGGCTTCGACGCAGACTTCTGTGTCTTCGACGATACCGCCGAGTGGGTCGTTGAGCCGAGCACCATGCTCTTCCGCAACAAGTGCTCGCCGTACCAGGGCCGCACCATGCGTGGTATGGTCCGCGAGACCTGGCTGCGCGGCGAAAAGATCTTTAACCGCGCTGATGGGTTCTGTGTCAAGGCGCCTTCGGGCTCGTTGCTTTTGGAGAAACGGGTTTGA
- a CDS encoding uncharacterized protein (COG:S;~EggNog:ENOG410PSIC) gives MPPQRTSRKLNPQAQHALIRKYRISIDGPVRRRDWPPRYAPLFGLVRDMEKIEYEEYATRDYGSDDVRLILVSKMCNRVEKLVTQAHALRESLDNEETWRFKTEHLILKRFEAAVDCHICADRRWISDFQAIPSCPEAAERLQDTRHSRKLCQCSESMRAKLLAEASSQTSFVTKGSCTVVDKSMAEIQKKMLAHHRPDRVLGLGRTAELEHLLAAGPSIPRTVVGEDTDMYFPFLVLEAKSEKNSVGFESIERQTVFPIRAMLDLQRNLEAASKVQFDPLVWFLANRGDEWRVYACVPHRAHTKIIDLWHGSILRHDSALQLLLVIDLLCDWAREIFLERIVKTLQEQAGPDFLGLLSHNSVESIAPIQDPLRDSTLTPPRVTTEATSSPQPEQSTFTGREIVVKPEAENVVIDGVPHISTGDTPTAYDSTMEPPARGSSMQPIPISAAESRDRTIIPDGWPGHLALRSQFDVQLRFRSLSLPESAHDLSALLATIDGKDKIAQTGIKLLESFDLGSPLRMEPVFIDRIRQAWGEPECPLRPEGQPLLYACLHWRTTIDYADWVVTNEIACITASEVAMGVLAYISHIPGVQPSGGVISRESVPSLIHDLRRLPLPELVQAAARKEFLHLTNLYTYEKPRNRKEDIQKEELFERLWQCLDTRPKNFSGCLENICTVVRGKTHLYEPEDEVEIPPALQVPEAAKECQFALLRVPPTVKARYPPYCVYVFGSPIPSMIGREITWLIIEPFSCFYGNNLPLTELDRKYLTQTSRILMNLDSD, from the exons ATGCCACCGCAACGCACCTCAAGAAAACTCAACCCGCAGGCCCAACATGCCCTGATCCggaaatatagaatatcgATCGATGGGCCTGTCCGCCGGCGAGACTGGCCGCCAAGATATGCGCCCCTATTTGGCCTCGTGCGAGATATGGAGAAGATTGAGTATGAAGAATACGCTACCAGAGATTATGGAAGCGATGACGTGCGACTAATCCTCGTCTCTAAAATGTGCAACCGCGTCGAGAAGCTTGTTACTCAAGCGCATGCTCTTCGCGAATCCCTCGATAACGAGGAAACTTGGAGATTTAAAACAGAGCACCTGATTCTCAAGCGATTCGAGGCTGCTGTGGATTG TCACATTTGTGCAGACCGGCGGTGGATCTCAGACTTTCAGGCTATACCGAGCTGCCCAGAGGCAGCAGAGAGGTTACAAGACACACGTCATAGCAGAAAGCTCTGTCAATGTTCAGAGTCTATGCGTGCGAAGTTGCTG GCTGAAGCATCCTCGCAAACATCCTTTGTCACCAAAGGGAGCTGCACTGTTGTGGACAAGTCAATGGCCGAGATTCAGAAAAAGATGCTCGCCCATCACAGGCCAGATCGGGTTCTTGGGCTAGGACGAACCGCCGAGCTAGAACaccttcttgctgctggcccTAGCATCCCGCGGACAGTCGTCGGGGAAGACACGGACATGTACTTTccttttcttgtccttgaggCCAAGTCCGAGAAGAATAGCGTGGGGTTTGAGTCGATCGAGCGGCAAACCGTCTTTCCAATACGTGCCATGCTTGATCTTCAGAGGAATTTGGAAGCGGCGAGCAAGGTGCAATTCGATCCACTGGTGTGGTTCTTAGCAAACCGAGGAGATGAATGGAGGGTTTATGCGTGTGTTCCTCACCGCGCTCACACA AAAATCATTGATCTATGGCACGGGTCTATTCTCAGACATGATTCAGCACTGCAACTGCTTCTGGTGATAGACCTGCTATGTGACTGGGCGAGAGAAATATTCTTGGAGCGTATTGTGAAGACTCTACAAGAACAGGCAGGCCCGGACTTTCTGGGACTGCTCTCTCATAACAGTGTCGAATCCATAGCCCCTATACAGGATCCTCTTCGTGATAGCACGCTGACGCCACCTCGGGTGACCACTGAGGCGACTAGCAGCCCCCAGCCGGAGCAATCCACTTTCACTGGTCGCGAAATAGTTGTGAAGCCTGAGGCTGAAAATGTTGTTATAGATGGGGTACCGCACATCAGCACTGGGGATACACCGACTGCATACGATTCAACCATGGAGCCTCCGGCCCGCGGCTCATCCATGCAGCCTATTCCCATCTCAGCTGCAGAATCTAGAGACCGGACTATAATACCGGATGGCTGGCCTGGACACTTAGCTCTAAGATCCCAGTTCGATGTGCAACTTCGATTTCGTTCTCTATCGCTTCCTGAATCCGCCCACGATTTGTCCGCACTGCTGGCGACAATCGACGGCAAGGACAAGATAGCCCAAACTGGCATAAAGTTGCTGGAGTCGTTTGATTTAGGGTCCCCGTTGAGGATGGAGCCAGTGTTCATAGATAGGATCAGACAAGCCTGGGGAGAGCCCGAGTGTCCCCTTCGCCCTGAGGGCCAGCCCTTGCTCTATGCCTGCCTGCATTGGCGAACGACCATTGATTATGCTGACTGGGTCGTAACGAACGAAATTGCATGCATTACAGCTTCAGAGGTTGCTATGGGAGTCTTAGCATATATCAGCCATATTCCTGGGGTCCAGCCATCCGGAGGGGTTATATCCAGGGAAAGTGTACCGAGTCTTATCCACGACCTTCGTCGCCTCCCGCTCCCAGAACTCGTGCAAGCAGCGGCCAGAAAGGAGTTTCTGCACCTGACGAATTTGTACACATATGAAAAGCCTAGAAACAGAAAGGAGGATATTCAGAAAGAAGAGCTTTTCGAGCGTCTTTGGCAATGCCTAGATACTCGACCGAAGAATTTCAGCGGGTGCCTCGAAAACATCTGCACAGTGGTACGAGGGAAGACTCATTTGTATGAGCctgaggacgaggtcgagaTTCCCCCGGCACTTCAGGTCCCAGAGGCTGCCAAAGAGTGCCAGTTTGCTCTTCTGCGGGTGCCTCCTACCGTGAAGGCCAGATACCCGCCATATTGCGTGTATGTGTTTGGCAGTCCTATCCCTTCTATGATAGGAAGGGAGATTACCTGGCTCATCATCGAGCCCTTTAGCTGCTTTTATGGAAATAATCTGCCGCTCACAGAACTGGATCGGAAGTATTTGACGCAGACGTCTAGGATTTTGATGAATTTAGATTCGGATTGA
- a CDS encoding putative MBL2-like secreted peptide (COG:S;~EggNog:ENOG410PYWN;~SECRETED:SignalP(1-20)) has product MKVLEFSISLIALLPVLATAAPVSDPLEGTGLEKRRKAQTCKIINVDHTVNCRYQPHLDAGEIFGFPKGEKLTFACYKKGDCYSGVCTWDQITYLGTTCYVNGYFTDSNCSSKKLPKC; this is encoded by the exons ATGAAGGTCCTCGAATTCTCCATTTCCTTAATTGCCCTCCTCCCTGTCCTGGCGACAGCAGCCCCTGTGTCCGACCCCCTCGAAGGCACCGGCCTCGAGAAGCGGCGCAAAGCCCAAACATGCAAGATCATCAACGTCGACCACACTGTCAACTGCCGATACCAGCCACATCTTGATGCCGGGGAGATTTTTGGCTTTCCCAAGGGAGAGAAGCTCACGTTTGCTTGCTACAAGAAGGGAGACTGCTACAGTGGTGTTTG TACTTGGGATCAGATCACTTATCTTGGAACGACGTGCTATGTGAATGGGTACTTTACTGATAGTAACTGCTCGAGCA AAAAGCTTCCCAAGTGTTAG
- a CDS encoding uncharacterized protein (COG:I;~EggNog:ENOG410PMS5;~InterPro:IPR036736,IPR009081;~PFAM:PF00550): MVPDRAGLDIGAHFDEKTMPGEQLLSDNEAALGSLALERPSYMMPSMVLRVSWIPKPLSGKTDRMQLRQMAAALGPAELSLYQGRQSVFRPPSADTERRLLVLWAEVLQLSVEEISADDGFAARGGDSVGAMRLVRRAQSQGLDIFVAHFKYQRLVQQAELIDRRTQAGN, encoded by the exons ATGGTCCCTGATCGCGCGGGCCTCGATATCGGCGCTCATTTCGACGAGAAGACGATGCCGGGCGAGCAG CTTCTTTCCGATAACGAGGCTGCCCTGGGATCTCTTGCTCTAGAGCGGCCATCATACATGATGCCATCCATGGTCCTGCGCGTGTCCTGGATTCCAAAACCCCTCTCTGGGAAGACGGACAGGATGCAGCTGCGTCAGATGGCCGCGGCCCTGGGCCCTGCAGAGCTCTCTCTTTACCAGGGGCGGCAGTCCGTCTTCCGCCCTCCCTCTGCCGACACGGAACGGCGGCTGCTTGTGCTGTGGGCCGAGGTCTTGCAGCTGTCTGTCGAGGAGATCAGTGCGGACGATGGCTTCGCTGCTCGTGGGGGAGATTCGGTTGGTGCCATGCGACTGGTCCGGCGTGCGCAGTCCCAGGGCCTCGATATCTTTGTTGCTCATTTCAAGTATCAGAGGCTGGTGCAACAGGCGGAATTGATTGATCGCCGAACTCAGGCGGGAAATTAG
- a CDS encoding MDR family MFS transporter (COG:G;~EggNog:ENOG410QE2U;~InterPro:IPR005829,IPR020846,IPR011701,IPR036259;~PFAM:PF07690;~TransMembrane:14 (i58-84o96-114i126-145o151-172i184-204o216-236i257-276o282-304i324-344o364-385i392-411o423-444i456-475o520-544i);~go_component: GO:0016021 - integral component of membrane [Evidence IEA];~go_function: GO:0022857 - transmembrane transporter activity [Evidence IEA];~go_process: GO:0055085 - transmembrane transport [Evidence IEA]) — translation MIDTAPLATSSPYVHAKDDTNTINNRPETKLVSLELSGSDGQHEEQDTTQAYPAGCKFLVIMVGLALSCILVSLDNTILATAIPKITAQFASLDDVGWYGSAYLLTNCSMCLVYGKLYTFFSIKWVYLSALGLFELGSLVCAITPNSVGLILGRAIAGVGAGGIFPGSIVIISESVPLRQRPIFTGLLSAIFSLCAVAGPLIGGALADHATWRWCFYINLPLGGVSCLFIVAFYHAQGPPVKTRNGLKDIVMQLDPLGLLCFLPSMISLLLALQWGGTKYPWSSAQVTALFIVFGLLLLAFIAVQWWRKDQATIPPQLMGNRNVWGASLFAFCLAASLMVYTYYLPIWFQGVQGASATRSGVLSLPMLLTSGLCSIMVGACVSAFGGYMPFVYFSTAATSVAGGLLATLRADSSPAKYLGYQALYGIGVGTGLMQPLMAVQAAVSRADIPSATAIIMFMQTMGGAISVSVAQNLFHTKLLTNLARHAHVPEADVYKVVEAGATMLRKAVPGELLLGALDAYSAAITYSFRLAVAFSALSVLGALPMQWLSVRKS, via the exons ATGATTGACACAGCCCCCCTCGCAACCTCGTCCCCGTACGTCCACGCCAAGGATGATACTAATACTATCAACAACAGGCCTGAAACGAAGCTGGTGTCGCTGGAGCTCAGTGGCAGTGACGGCCAGCACGAAGAGCAAGACACGACGCAAGCTTATCCCGCAGGCTGCAAATTCCTGGTGATTATGGTTGGGCTGGCACTTTCGTGCATCTTAGTGTCGCTG GATAACACCATTCTGGCGACTGCCATTCCCAAGATTACAGCGCAATTTGCCTCGCTGGATGACGTTGGGTGGTATGGCAGCGCGTACCTGCTTACCAACTGCAGTATGTGCCTAGTTTATGGGAAGCTGTACACATTCTTCTCAATCAAATGGGTGTACCTTTCGGCACTTGGGCTTTTCGAGCTTGGCTCCCTTGTCTGCGCAATTACTCCCAACTCTGTAGGGTTGATTCTGGGACGGGCCATAGCTGGAGTTGGCGCCGGCGGAATCTTCCCAGGGTCGATCGTTATCATTAGCGAGTCTGTACCATTGCGACAAAGGCCTATATTCACGGGTTTGCTCAGTGCAATATTTTCCCTCTGCGCCGTTGCTGGCCCTCTAATTGGAGGTGCGCTGGCTGACCACGCTACCTGGAGGTGGTGTTTCTATATCAACCTACCGCTGGGCGGTGTTTCATGTCTCTTTATCGTGGCCTTCTACCATGCTCAAGGTCCCCCCGTCAAGACCCGGAATGGCCTGAAAGATATTGTGATGCAGCTAGACCCGCTAGGGCTGCTATGCTTTCTCCCGTCGATGATCAGCCTTTTACTTGCCCTGCAATGGGGTGGCACCAAGTATCCCTGGAGCAGTGCACAGGTAACTGCGCTATTCATTGTCTTTGGGCTGCTACTACTTGCCTTTATTGCTGTACAATGGTGGCGCAAGGACCAGGCTACCATTCCGCCTCAGCTAATGGGGAACCGAAATGTCTGGGGTGCCTCGCTCTTTGCCTTTTGTCTGGCTGCGTCCTTGATGGTATATACGTACTAT CTCCCTATATGGTTCCAAGGCGTCCAGGGCGCATCAGCGACGAGGTCAGGCGTTCTAAGCCTGCCCATGCTTCTAACGAGTGGACTATGCTCCATCATGGTGGGCGCGTGCGTCAGCGCCTTTGGTGGCTATATGCCGTTTGTCTAtttctcaacagcagccacCTCTGTCGCCGGTGGGTTACTGGCGACTCTTCGTGCGGACTCCAGTCCCGCCAAATACCTGGGCTACCAGGCGTTGTACGGGATTGGAGTTGGCACCGGCCTAATGCAGCCTTTAATGGCCGTGCAGGCTGCGGTCTCTCGAGCAGATATCCCAAGTGCTACTGCAATCATCATGTTTATGCAGACCATGGGGGGTGCTATCTCCGTGTCTGTGGCGCAAAACCTGTTCCACACCAAGCTGCTGACGAACCTTGCACGCCATGCCCATGTCCCTGAGGCTGATGTGTACAAGGTGGTGGAGGCAGGCGCGACAATGCTGAGAAAGGCTGTTCCAGGGGAGCTTTTGCTTGGGGCTTTGGATGCGTATAGCGCTGCTATTACATATTCCTTTCGTCTTGCTGTTGCGTTTTCTGCTCTTTCTGTGCTCGGCGCTTTGCCCATGCAGTGGCTTTCCGTCCGGAAGTCCTAA
- a CDS encoding uncharacterized protein (COG:V;~EggNog:ENOG410PMCJ;~InterPro:IPR001917,IPR001509,IPR036291;~PFAM:PF05368,PF13460,PF01370;~go_function: GO:0003824 - catalytic activity [Evidence IEA];~go_function: GO:0016740 - transferase activity [Evidence IEA]), translated as MASIEKGLYAIPPGSRILVTGANGFIGSHVVQQLLSLGYVVRGTVRSEKPWLDELFSSKFGPNSFESIVIPDLSDVDTLSKAMGDVSGVIHVASDVSFSPNAEEVIPKVVSATETILDAAARQGGSIQRVVLTSSASAAALPQPGVEGIVVTEDTWNLATVKAAFDETTPADARPFTVYAASKTAGEQAAWKWVKSNKPAFAFNTVLPYYTLGQVLHTEMPGSTMKWAANLLNGDAAAFGFPGQFVDVVDLARVHVSGLLHPDVKSERLFAFASAFIWNEFVGILQKLRPGNAGIPSPPENELRDLSHIVPARRAEELIKSFFGRSGWVGLEESVRAGINSLGY; from the exons ATGGCGTCGATCGAAAAAGGCCTCTATGCTATTCCGCCAGGCTCCCGCATTCTGGTCACAGGTGCTAATGGATTTATTGGTTCCCATGTTGTTCAGCAGCTCTTGTCACTTGGATACGTCGTCAGGGGAACAGTGCGTTCAGAGAAGCCGTGGCTTGACGAACTGTTCAGCTCCAAATTTGGACCCAACAGCTTCGAGTCGATTGTTATCCCAGACTTGAGTGACGTTGACACTTTGAGCAAGGCAATGGGGGATGTGAGCGGTGTTATTCATGTG GCATCGGACGTTTCCTTTAGCCCAAATGCCGAGGAGGTTATTCCAAAGGTTGTTTCGGCCACCGAGACTATCTTGGATGCCGCTGCTAGGCAGGGAGGATCGATTCAGAGAGTCGTCCTCACCTCGTCAGCTTCAGCGGCAGCATTGCCACAGCCAGGGGTGGAAGGGATCGTGGTCACTGAAG ACACGTGGAATCTAGCAACAGTGAAGGCTGCTTTTGATGAAACCACACCAGCAGATGCCAGGCCGTTCACGGTCTACGCTGCGTCCAAGACAGCAGGCGAGCAAGCAGCGTGGAAGTGGGTTAAAAGCAATAAGCCCGCTTTTGCATTCAACACCGTCTTGCCCTATTACACT CTCGGACAAGTCCTTCATACCGAAATGCCTGGCTCTACCATGAAATGGGCGGCCAACCTGCTGAACGGTGACGCCGCCGCTTTCGGGTTTCCTGGAC AATTCGTCGACGTCGTAGATCTCGCGCGGGTGCATGTTTCtggccttctccatcccgaCGTCAAGTCTGAGCGCCTGTTTGCTTTCGCCTCGGCTTTTATCTGGAACGAATTCGTCGGCATTCTGCAGAAACTCCGTCCAGGGAATGCAGGAATACCAAGTCCTCCGGAAAATGAGCTTCGGGACCTAAGCCATATCGTTCCTGCCCGGAGAGCGGAGGAGTTGATCAAGTCGTTTTTTGGGCGGtctggttgggttgggttagAGGAGTCGGTCCGCGCTGGAATCAATAGTCTAGGGTACTAA
- a CDS encoding NADPH-dependent F420 reductase (InterPro:IPR036291,IPR028939;~PFAM:PF03807) yields MKVGIVNAGNIGLRLAFSWVRVGYEVMLSKDTHPERLRERVQEFALENGIGEEVVARFKYGSITDAAKFGDLVILSAYFPRLPYILKELQHDGITLADKIVIDTMNPLNVDADFNHYHDLEYMDRTSIAEEIQRAFPKAVLFKAFNSIPATLLDAQKWASSGRVPPIFFIGGNGIASSVGTVRKLIEDAGFRPRFAGYDLNHSGLLERLGILLHLLVENEYRGSFNVVFDVVEWEA; encoded by the coding sequence ATGAAAGTTGGCATTGTGAACGCAGGCAATATTGGCCTGCGGCTAGCCTTTTCCTGGGTCCGCGTTGGCTACGAAGTGATGCTCAGCAAAGACACGCATCCAGAACGGCTTCGAGAGCGCGTCCAAGAATTCGCCCTGGAAAACGGCATCGGCGAGGAAGTGGTAGCTCGGTTTAAATACGGCTCGATAACGGACGCGGCGAAATTTGGCGACCTTGTCATTCTGTCCGCATATTTCCCACGCCTGCCTTATATTCTGAAAGAGCTGCAACACGACGGCATTACGCTGGCGGATAAGATCGTGATTGATACAATGAATCCACTCAATGTGGATGCCGATTTCAATCATTACCATGACCTCGAGTACATGGACAGAACCTCGATTGCGGAGGAGATCCAGAGAGCGTTCCCAAAGGCAGTACTTTTCAAGGCCTTCAACTCGATCCCTGCAACACTCTTGGACGCCCAGAAATGGGCATCGTCTGGTCGTGTGCCGCCTATATTCTTCATTGGTGGAAATGGAATTGCATCTTCAGTTGGCACCGTTCGAAAGCTTATCGAGGACGCTGGGTTCAGGCCCCGGTTTGCGGGCTACGATCTGAATCATTCAGGATTGTTGGAGCGGTTGGGGATACTGTTGCATCTGTTGGTGGAGAACGAATATCGGGGCAGCTTCAATGTCGTTTTCGATGTCGTGGAATGGGAGGCTTGA